In Myxococcus stipitatus, the sequence GCGCGCGTAGCCCCAGGCGATGGCGGAGACGATGAGGAAGGCGGGGAGGATGAAGCAGGAGCCCGCGACGAGGAGGCCGGGCCAGCCCGCGAGCCGGTGGCCGATATGGATGGCCAGCTCCGTGGAGTTGGGACCGGGGATGAGGTTGGCGGCGCCGAGCAGGTCCACGAACTCCTCGCGCGAGAGCCAGTGGCGGCGGCGAACGACCTCGTCCTCCATCATCGCGATGTGCGCGGCGGGGCCGCCGAAGGCGGTGGTCCCCAGCCGGAAGAACAGGAGCGCCAGCTCCTTCAGCGCCTGGGCTCTCGGAGGCGGTGTGGCCTGTTCGGAAGGCGGGGACTCCAGGGGTGGCATCGCGCGGGGAGCCTACCTCGGAAGAGGGAGGCGAGCGCTTGGACCTTGCCATGCGGGGGGAGCCCTGGATTCATGGTCGGCATGACCACGCATGACTCCACGTTGCTGGCGGCGGCCGTCGTCGAGAGCCAGGACGGCTACACGCAGTCGATTCGCACCGGCAAGCACCACTTCATGGCGGACGAGCCGGCGGCGCTCGGCGGCGCGGACCAGGGGCCCGCGCCCTACCAGCTCCTCATGGGTTCGCTGGGTGCGTGCACGGCCATCACCCTGAAGATGTACGCGGCGCGCAAACAGTGGGACCTGAGCCCCTTCACCGTGAAGCTCAAGCTGCTGCGCGAAGGGGACGTCGAGCGCGTGGAGCGCGTGCTCTCCGTCGGCCCAGGCGTGACGGAGGAGCAGAAGGCGCGGCTGCTCGAGATCGCCGCGAAGACGCCGGTGACGCTCACCCTCTCCCGAGCGCTGCGCATCGAGACGACTTTCGCCACCTGAAGCCCCGGGGGCTCGAAGCACAAAGCCCCCCGCCGCGCGGTGACGGCGGGGCGCCAGGAGTCGCCCACGGGACGCGCCTAGATGCGTCCGTCCGCCTGCTGCTGGCGCTCGATGCTCTCGAACAGGGCGCGGAAGTTGCCGCCACCGAAGCCCTGGTCGCCCTTGCGCTGGATGATTTCGTAGAAGAACGGGCCCGCCGACGCCTGCTTGTAGAGGCTCGCCGCGTCCTTCATGAAAATCTGGAGCAGGTAGCTGTTCTCCTTGTCCCCATCGATGAGGATCTGCAGGTCGCGCAGCGTCTGGATGTCCTCGTCGATGCGCTTGATGCCCATGCGCTGGATGCGCTCGGGCAGCGCGTCGTAGTACGCGCCCGGCGTGGGCATGAACTCGATGCCCGCCGCCGCGCGCATGTCCTTCACCGCGCCCAGGATGTCCTTCACCGTCAGCGCCAGGTGCTGCACGCCGTCGCCCCGGTGGTCCTCGTTGAAGAGGTTGATCTGACTGGCCTTGAAGAACGGCCGGTACGGCTCGTTGTTCGCGAACTTCACCCCGCTCCTCGGGTCCCACATCACCTCGGACTTCAGGCCGCTGCCGTGCGCGCGCTTCTCCGTCGCCGCCACGTCCTCGGTGTGGAACTCGATGTGCCAGAACTTCTCGAAGCCCATCACGTGCTCCATCCACAGGAGCATGGGCCGCATCGTCTGGAAGTTCGACGTGACGTGGTCCACCCGGCCGAAGCCGTAGCGGTTCTTCCCACCCTTGGGCGTGTCGTGGTGGAGGTAGCCCGGGAACAGCGCGCGGTAGCCATCCCGCTGGATGAACCGGAACGTCGTGTCCCCGAAGGGCGTGGTGATGGAGAACAACGCCAGCTTGCCACCCCGCGCGTCCGTGAAGCGCTGGATGTCGTTGATGAACGTGGCGCCCCGCGCCTCCAACAACCGGAACGTCTTCTCCGCGTCCTCCACCTCGAAGTTGAGCGTGCCCACGCCGTCCGGGTGCTTGCGCAGGTAGCGCCACGCGCGCCCCCCCTCGCCCACCGGCTGGCTCACCATCAGCACCACGTCACCGGCCTGGAACACCGCCGACTTCTGCTTGCCCGGAATCTCCAGGTCCGGCGACGACACCCCCAGCTCCGCGAAGTCCAACCCCCGCGTGTAGAAGTCGCGGCTGCGCTCCAGGTCATGCACGTACCAGTGAACGCTCTCCAGGGTCTTGATGCCCAACGACTCCAGCTTCGCCATGGGGACGACTCCTCGGGGTTGGAAGACTCAGACGGGGACCGCGTCCGGTTGACGGTCCGGATGCGCCGCCTGGAACGCCGGCAGCTCAGCGCACGCCGCTTCGATTCGCAACAGGGTGGCGCAACGCGACAGGTCCGCGCCGAACCGCCGCGCCGCGTACAGCTGCGGCACCAGGCAGACATCCGCCACCGTCACGGCGTCCCCCACGCAATAGCGCCCCGCCGTCGGCTGCACCGCCGCCTCCAGCGCCCCCAGCCCCCGGTCCAGCCAGTACGCCGCCCACGCCTTCTCGTCCGCCCGCAGCTCGTTCTTGATGCGCTGCACCACGGCGGTGTTGTGCAGGGGCTGGATGCCGGAGTTCACCATCTCCGCCAGCATCCGCGTCCGGCCACGCAGGTACGCGTCCCTGGGGAGCAGCGAGGGCGACGGCACCACCTCCTCCAGGTACTCGAGGATGGCCAGCGACTGGGACAGCCGGCGCGTCGTGCCGTCCGCCTCCTCCCACTCCAGCGTGGGCACCGTGCGCATGGGGTTGATGGCGCGGTAGGCGTCCGTGTTCTGCTGCCCGCCGTCCTTGAGCAGGTGCACCGGCACGTACTCGAACGACACCCCCTTGAGGTGCAACCCCAGGCGCGCGCGCCACGACGCGGACGAGCGCCAGTAGTTGTGCAGCCGCACGCCCTTCATGGCTTCTTCTCCACGACCTTCTGGGAGATGCGGCCGAAGAGGCTCTGCCCGTCCTCGCCGGTCATCTCGATGTCGATGGTGTCGCCCACCTTCATGAAGGGCGTCGTGGGCTTGCCCTGCTCGATGGTTTCGATCATCCGCTGCTCGGCGAGGCAGGAGATGCCGCGCGCGCGGTCCGCGTTGGACACCGTGCCGCTGCCCAGGATGGTGCCGGCGGTGTAGCTGCGCGTCTTGCACAGGTGCTGGATGAGGTCGAAGAAGGAGAAGTGCATCTCCGGCCCCGCGTCGGTGTCGCCCACCTGCTGGCCGTTGAGCACCGAGCGCAGGCGCAGGTGCACGCGCCCGTCGCGCCACGCGCCGCCCAGCTCGTCCGGCGTCACCGCGAAGGGGCTGAAGGCGGTGGCGGGCTTGCTCTGGAAGAAGCCGAAGCCCTTGGCCAGCTCGTCCGGGATGAGGTTGCGCAGGGACACGTCGTTGGCCAGCATCAGCAGCTTCACGTGCTTGGCCGCGTCCTGGGCCTTCGTGCCCTGGGGCGTGTCGCCGAGGATGACCGCGACCTCGCTCTCGAAGTCCAGGCCCCACGCCTCGTCCGCCAGGGGGATGTCGTCGGTGGGCCCGAGGAAGTCCCCGGAGCCGCCCTGGTACACCAGCGGGTCGGTGCGCAGCGTGGCCGGCGGCTCCGCGTTGCGCGCCTTGCGCACCAGGATGACGTGGTTGATGTACGCGCTGCCATCCACCCACTCGTAGGCGCGCGGCAGCGGCGCCGCGAGCGCGCGCACGTCCAGCGGGCGGCTCTGCACCGCGTCCGCCTCCAGCTGCGCGGCGAGCGCGCGCAGCTGCGGCTCCTTCGCGTCCCAGTCGTCGAGCGCGGCCTGGAGCGTCAACGCCACGTTGGTGGCCAGCGCGTAGGCCGAGTTGTCCCGCTTGACGACGATGAGCCGCCCATCACGGGTTCCATCCTTGAGCGTCGCGAGCTTCACTCCCCGCCTCCCCGCGGCCCCATGGAGAATGAAACCGCGAGGGCCGCCTCAGTGTGGGGTGGCTTTTCCGATGGGGCTCCGGGGGTGTCAAGCACCCCCGACGGATGCGCCGCGGCAATCGTCCAACGCGGAAAAGCCCCCCTGCGCCGGCCTGTAACGCGGACGCATGTCACCGGCCACCCAGGGCGGAGCAATGCCCTCTCAGCGGAATGCAGCTACCAGCAGCTCGTCCGGGCCGGCAGCCAGGCGTCATAGTTCGCGCCGAGGTTGCT encodes:
- a CDS encoding OsmC family protein is translated as MTTHDSTLLAAAVVESQDGYTQSIRTGKHHFMADEPAALGGADQGPAPYQLLMGSLGACTAITLKMYAARKQWDLSPFTVKLKLLREGDVERVERVLSVGPGVTEEQKARLLEIAAKTPVTLTLSRALRIETTFAT
- a CDS encoding 4-hydroxyphenylpyruvate dioxygenase family protein; its protein translation is MAKLESLGIKTLESVHWYVHDLERSRDFYTRGLDFAELGVSSPDLEIPGKQKSAVFQAGDVVLMVSQPVGEGGRAWRYLRKHPDGVGTLNFEVEDAEKTFRLLEARGATFINDIQRFTDARGGKLALFSITTPFGDTTFRFIQRDGYRALFPGYLHHDTPKGGKNRYGFGRVDHVTSNFQTMRPMLLWMEHVMGFEKFWHIEFHTEDVAATEKRAHGSGLKSEVMWDPRSGVKFANNEPYRPFFKASQINLFNEDHRGDGVQHLALTVKDILGAVKDMRAAAGIEFMPTPGAYYDALPERIQRMGIKRIDEDIQTLRDLQILIDGDKENSYLLQIFMKDAASLYKQASAGPFFYEIIQRKGDQGFGGGNFRALFESIERQQQADGRI
- the maiA gene encoding maleylacetoacetate isomerase; this encodes MKGVRLHNYWRSSASWRARLGLHLKGVSFEYVPVHLLKDGGQQNTDAYRAINPMRTVPTLEWEEADGTTRRLSQSLAILEYLEEVVPSPSLLPRDAYLRGRTRMLAEMVNSGIQPLHNTAVVQRIKNELRADEKAWAAYWLDRGLGALEAAVQPTAGRYCVGDAVTVADVCLVPQLYAARRFGADLSRCATLLRIEAACAELPAFQAAHPDRQPDAVPV
- a CDS encoding fumarylacetoacetate hydrolase family protein, producing MKLATLKDGTRDGRLIVVKRDNSAYALATNVALTLQAALDDWDAKEPQLRALAAQLEADAVQSRPLDVRALAAPLPRAYEWVDGSAYINHVILVRKARNAEPPATLRTDPLVYQGGSGDFLGPTDDIPLADEAWGLDFESEVAVILGDTPQGTKAQDAAKHVKLLMLANDVSLRNLIPDELAKGFGFFQSKPATAFSPFAVTPDELGGAWRDGRVHLRLRSVLNGQQVGDTDAGPEMHFSFFDLIQHLCKTRSYTAGTILGSGTVSNADRARGISCLAEQRMIETIEQGKPTTPFMKVGDTIDIEMTGEDGQSLFGRISQKVVEKKP